A stretch of DNA from Sugiyamaella lignohabitans strain CBS 10342 chromosome B, complete sequence:
GGGAATGCGGTTCCTAATGTTGTGGCGCATGAGGATAACGACGAGGCCGCTTTCCATTTGTTAAGTTTGTTAAAGGGAAATGCTGGTTCGGGTATGGGAGGAGGTATTTCGGGCGGTGTGGGCAGTGGAGATGGTTCGAGTGTATCGGATTCTACGAGTGCTGGTGCGTCGAGTGCGGTTTCTGATAGAAAGATtctgctggatctggtgaaTAAGGGCAATTCCGCGTCAAATGAGATTAGCAGCGAGGAACACCAGCTGGAAAGTGCCAAGGAGATTCTCAGTTTACTGAGGAACGAGCTCGAACAACCACAGCAACAAGCCATGGCGGCTCCTGTTCTTCAACCTCCTCCTATGTTTACTGGGTCAAATGGCCCTGGTCCTGGCCCTGGCCCTTTGCCATATGGAATGTACCCACCAATGCCTCCCCCACCTCATCTTGCAAACGTCATGCCTCCTATGCCTCCTCATCCTATGATGTATCCAAGCATGGGATTTGTgcctcctcctcttccaCCTCAGCAGCTTATTGGTGAACCTGTAAAAGCACCAGCTGAGACTGGTGCCGGCAACAgtaacagcaacagcaacagcaacagacCACAGACTGGTAGTGACAACAAACAGGAGAATGGGCTGGAATCCCACAGCGAGTTTCTGGAAATCAAACCAGACTACGAtcctcctgctgctcctcccATGCCTCCTCATATGTCTTCGTTGCTGTCATTACTCAATTCTCGAAAATCTGGTCATAAGAAGACCCCTTCGACTAgtactgctgataatgataCCAGTGGTAAGTCCGAAAATGGCACTGTTCCAGCCAGTCCTAAACCGGCCGACAGACGGTTTGATTCGATGAATCGAGCCAGCAAACCAATTCATTTGAGTGACTTGCAAGTACAAGGATCTAAGTCGGGCCAGTCTGGTGGACTGGCTCTTCTGTCCTTGCTGAATAAAGAACCTACACCAGAACCgagtcaacaacaacagcagcagcagcaacaacagcaacagcaacagcaacagcaacagcaacaagagATTGGAGGGTTTAAACCAGACGATAACCAACTTTCTAGTGACAATAACAACCGGGAGTTGAAGCCCGGTGACTCTTTAATGGATCTGTTACAGCCCAAGACATCGCTGGGGTCTGTTATGAGCACTAACAAAAACACCTCTTTCGATAACCGCAGCACCGCTGCCACTAATGGAAGTAACAGTGCTACTTCGCTCATGGCGTTTTTAAACCAGCCGTCGCAATCATCACCAAAAGAACCTGCTGTTGCATCTACGGCGTTTCTCGACCAAGAAATTCATTCGGCCGATACCACTAGCAACTCTCAGTTGCAATCTCCACAGATCCAGTCTGATGCTGGTCTTGATCTGATGGAAATGCTGAATCCCGGCAGGGCCAATCGTCAAACATCATCgtcgccagcagcagccgcaAATACAGCTACAGCTACAGAATCAGCTCCAACGTCAGCTCCAACTGGTGTATCTACCAATCctacatcatcatcagcagctgtaTCTACGAATccaacatcatcatcagtctCAAACAGCACTAATGAATTGCAATCACAATTGAACGCATCAACCTCACTAATGAGCCTACTTGGTATCGGATCAACCccatcaccatcaatcAGCTCTATTGAACCACAATTCTACGACAGCAGTATCGTGTCGAGTTCCAGTAGAGACATTGTAACTCCTGGACCAGTTCCTCAGTCATCATCCAccccagcaccagaaccagcacgagcaccagcaccaatcGGCGAATCATCACCCTCGTCATCACTTATGGACCTGCTAAAACCAAAACCCACATCGATATCGCCAACTGCAGCTCCTTCAAGTGCCCCTGGACAGAGACCAATCGGCGCCAGTACCAATGCTTCCGATACATTTGCAGCTTCCCGGTCTCTTATGGAGATGCTCAGTGGACCAAGCTCGACTTCCACGTCGACCCTGACTCCTCAGCTAACAGAAACCTCGgccgttgctgctgactcGAGCCATATTTCTAATCTGGTGTCGTCGCCATCTACCACCGACACTCATGGCACTACTCATGGCACCACTAATAGCACTCCTCATGGTACTACCTATGGCACCACTAACAGTACTCCTCATGGCACTACTCAATTCAATAGTCAGGCATCCCGGTCATTAATGGACATGCTCAACAACGACCCTGTCGACTCGTCGGCCAGTTCATCACCCCTTCAAGCCCCTGTCCAGcatcagtatcagcagcagcagcagcagccaactGCGCCAGTCAGCACCGGTACCTCGACCCAATCAACTGATAAATTCGCTTCTCGCTCGCTCATGGACATGCTGAACAGCAGCTCTCAACGGTCTACTCCTGAAACCGAACCCTCACCGTCAAACCCCCGACCCACCAACCCCATTGGCCCTCCTGGCAGCTCATCATCCGCCACTCGCTACGGTGCAGTCGGCGAATCGCGAACCACTCAACCCGGCCGTCAATCCAGTTCGGGCCAGAACCTGCTCAACCTGCTCAACCTCGGCCAGAACCGACAGTCCCCTGTCCCCGAATCCACGACCTCGCCAACCACCTCACaacctccaccaccccctccaGCTCCTGTCACACCCACACCCACGGCTGACGCAGCACCGGAACCTCCAAGCCAACAGGAGCCCACCGTCCAGCCCGAAAAGTTCCTCACCTTCCTCAACAACTTCGCCAGCGGCGCATACGCTTGAACCACCTCCGGCCCGTGTACATACCAAAATAGACACTCACACCGCACTCCGGGGGTGtcctcgtgcctccggcggctggggctctgccccagaccccgtggctcctgctccgcaggagaTCTCGCCCATGgccctcgtgcctccggcggctggggctccgccccagaccctggtagctcctgcttcgcaggagattttcAGCCCGGGACCCCCAtcgcacgactcgagcgaagcgagaggagcagcggggtctggggcggagccccagccgccggaggcagacccccctctAGAGGGCCCCGCAAGTCTGTATCGGTCGAGGCCAGAACCGATCTGGAGAAGCGAGCCAACTTTAAATTTGGCAGGCCGGTGGGGTAATCAGGGGGGTCTGTGTTACCGATGGGgatttaattaattaattgaGTGATTCTGGTAATAGATAAGTCATGGAGGGGTGgaaggaggaggaggggtCAGGCCGGAGAGGCATTATCCGGAGACCCAGGGGCCATTGCGTCACCCAGCAGGCTCGGGTTTATTGTTGACGCATCGGCATTATATTAAACCTCAAAACAGAAATAATGGTGTATGCATGGTTAAATTGCGAGACAACGGTTTTCATGTACACCGCTGCAACAGGCACCTCGCGTACCGATCCCTGCCCACCCAGACCTGATCGGTGTGTCGCTCGGGTACAGGTACCGAGGGAgggggggcctgcctccggcggctggggctctgccccagaccccgctgctcctctcgcttcgctcgagtcgggcgagggggACCAGGCACCAGACCTAATCCCCCTAGCGGCCCCTCTGCCCcacgcaccgactcgagcgaagcgagaggagcagcggggtctggggcagagccccagccgccggaggcaggcccccctcAAGAGAATGTCTCGGATGCGGGTGTGATAGAGTTTGGCGGTAGAGGGGGGGTGGTGGATGAGTTGGTAATTATTGGCGAGTCTGGCGGATTGAGGGGGGGTTGGCCGTTCCTGCTGGGGATGTGGTAGCGGCAGCCCCGCTGAGGGCCCTATGCCCCGCTGTGACAAAACAGGCCTGGTCGGACAGACCCCTCGTGGCAGAGGGGCCCTTTTGCGATGCGGGCAGCTGGTGAGcaaaaatagaataaaattaaataacataaaaaataaaaataaaaataaaagacGACAATCGCCGCCCGTTTGAGTGACTATCAGTGAGCAGCAGTGGCCTGAGGTTTcggtgcagcagcagcagcagcagccagcagcagatggcCCGTGTTACAACAATAAACTTCAGGGCGCTTAGCGAAAAACCTTAAAACCATGAACAAAATTAAAGTTGATAGCTGAGAACCCGATTCCAGGGTGCACCTGGCCCAGACGGGCAATGGGCTGCTACCGCGACCACCGTATATCGGCATATTAGTATATCGGAGCACGGTATCATCGCGAAAGGACCCCGTCGGGTGCCGCCAACAGCCAAGCTAATGTACCAGATCACGATAGTCAATCAGAGGGTCGATGGACGAGAAAAGACGACCAGAGACTACCACAGAGGACCAACATCGGCAGAAAGCAGGTGGGAAACAgatcgctgctgctgctgacggTCAATTAACAGTCAATCAGCAGCCCCCTGTCTCAGACAAGTAAAAATAACTGGCCAGAAAGGCGCCCAAAACAGCAACCCCCGATGACCGACACACATGGTTCCTGAATCCCACCTGGCCGTACCTGAATCATACACGATCCATTTAATATAAGCAAGCCCGATCGATCACCcagggggggggggggggggggggggggcatgcctccggcggctggggctccgccccagaccctggttgctcctgcttcgcaggagagtgCGGGACCGTGGGGGGCgggaggagggggaggggaccgactcgagcgaagcgagaggagcaggggggtctggggcgcagccccagccgccggaggcaagcgGGGCCCTGAGGTGGGCTGGAGGGGCTGATCGGAGGGTGGGATCGGCGGGTACAAAGCCATGCAGAGTGTGCAGTTGGAGCCGGAAACAGGTTGCTGGCAGAGAGGTGGTTGAGGGGGActgcctgcctccggcggctggggctctgccccagaccctggttgtgctccgcttcgcggagcggcgGGGCCTGTTGACCTAGCGGGCTGCAGGGGTGGGGTAGCAAGGTCTGCTCGCCAGATATCAGACCTCGAGAGCCTGGAGAAGCTGACAGATGAGCGAcgagggggagggggggttGGATGAGGGGCATGAAGGACAACGGATTACGATTGATGGACTACGGACGACAGACCCAGGACTTTGAGTTCGAGGGTCAGGAACAACCACCCAACCCGGCCTAGCCCAGGGGCCTGACACTGACCCCGTTGACACGAACTGCCTCACCACGCAGGGGACTCGCGGCTGCACTGAACGCCTCGATCAGTCTAAGTTTGGGCTTGCCCATGTCCGCCGGCTAATCACGGACCCGGTCCTAACCCAATCTCCGACGGAGGGGGGCctatgcctccggcggctggggctccgccccagaccctggttgctcctgcttcgcaggagtttggTGGGGTTCAACAcacaaccgactcgagcgaagcgagaagagccacggggtctggggcagagccccagccgccggtgGCACACACTCCCCCTTTCCCTTACCTCAGAATCGGATCGCCCGCTGATTAGCCGGTTTGGTTTTAACTTTTGACATTTTTCCTTTTGCGGCTAGCGCCAGCACTATGCTGGGTCGAGCTAGTGGTTTACCCTGGCCGGTCTAGTGCTAGTCAGTCTGTAGCGTTTAAACTCTAACGTGACAGGGGCCTCTGATAACGACTGCCGCCGGACTGCGAGTGTGAGATTGAGTGAGTGAGTGGGTGAGTGGAAGGGCGATTGGCTTCGCGACCGGATTCTCGTTGGTTTGGCCACCGAACAAGGACAGCTCGGTTGCTCGTACGATAGGGATGCCGCCGACGGCACTGGTTTCCGGGTGTTCTCGTATCCAATTGGACACCAACAGCGAAAACAACGACAATAACATAACAATCGGCAGAgatcaaaatatataaagGTGGATGGCGAATGGTCAATGGCTGACAGCCCAGTTCAGGGCCAGAAACGGTCGGGTGTCACGGGGAATCCGGTGCTCGCTTGGCTACTGTCGGTCGGCCTTAAAACCCAGTACCACAACCGGCGCGGCGCTATGCGTCTTCCCCACCCCTGTCGGTCACTGCCGCATCTGGACCACAGGCGGAAGACACACCGATTATATAACGCATGCTGCATATGCACCTTAGCTAGCATACCCGCAGATTTCTGTAGCGAGGTGGTCGCCAGTAAAGTTCACCCGTCCGACCAGCCTGTTAACCTGTCTGCCAATCTGACTGTATCCATCGCCTCGATTCCTCTCGGTGGGGCTGTCAAActgtgctgctgcctgccCGAAAATAAAGTTAAGTTTGACGCTGTTTCATGGCTCTGCTCCGGAACTGGCACCCATCTCCATCTGACAAACTTCAGGGGGTTCACCAATTGCCTCATCACAAGTGGGTCCGGTTACCGGGTTGGGGAGGCCTCCGGGAGAGgtgcctgcctccggcggctggggctgcgccccagaccccccggctcctctcgcttcgctcgagtcggtacGAGCGAGGCCGTCCTGGGGGGAagggggcatgcctccggcggttggggctgtgccccagaccccccggctcctctcgcttcgctcgagtcgttgcgtcgagGGCCCCCTCACTCGCTGCCCCTCACACCCCGCACCAAACTACCGtcaccgtcgacgcaacgactcgagcgaagcgagaggagccggggggtctggggcgcagccccagccgccggaggcaggccccccctcccccgcTTGCATTAGTGTCTACAGGGAACTAACCGTATAGGACGTGAATACGTGGACTCAAGCCCGATAGCGGGCGGTCGGCCCGTGGTGAGGAGTGGAATGAGTAGGACGGGGAAAGTGAAGTTACCGGTGTGCGGAAGAGGTGGTTGGCAGCAAGCAAGCATGTCAGACCCACCGACGACAACCACAGCGACAGAGTGtctggtgatgctggtggtggtgattcaggggtggtggtggccgGTCGGTCGGTCGGTCGATATCGCTATAGCGCGGCCCGCATGCAGCTGGCATTAAACGTGGGCGATTGTCGGTCGCAAGATCTGCTGGCGTCACTAAGTGCATGTACGTTTTGAGGTAAATTTAGACCCCGCTGGCAGGCCAAAGTGAAAAAGGCAAAAATGGCCTGCAGGCTCTGCAGCTAAGGAAACAAGGTCGTAGAgggaggcacacccctcGGCCGGGAGGGGggaggggtctgcctccggcggctggggctctgccccagaccccgtggctcgcttcgctcgagcGTCGGGTGAGGGGCTCGTCGCTGGTGGGGTGTGGTGGTCTGGCCAGCGGGGACTGGGGAGAGGGcaatgctggtgctggagtGCTGGTTTCAGGCGATGCAGCTCTCatcggcagcagcaggagcagggTGGAGACGGGATCGTGTGGGTTGGGTGGCCGGCCGGTTaacgctgctgctgctgctgctgctgggtAACTAGTGAGCAGGTTGGTTCGTTAGCAACGGCCGGGAAGAGCCGCTAATTCACTCGTTGGTGGTGACTGTACGATCTGGATCTGAGATCTGGTAGCAGCTGTTCGCGATAGATGGCGGGTGGATTGCCGACTGACGCTGCCTCATaacccccccccccccccatTGAGATCTATGCCTGTGAATTATAGGGTAGCATCGAGTGGACATTGCggttcttctgctgctgccgctgcttctgctggtgacTGATCTCACCGCCTGCTCACAGCCTGCACCGCGACCCATCAGAACCACTCCAGCCAGAGCCACCTTCGCCCCTTTCCCGCCAGTGAGaggggggactgcctccggcggctggggctccgccccagaccctggttgctcctctcgcttcgctcgagtcgtttctccCCCCCCCTCCATCGCACCCCTCCCCTCCGCCAGCCAGCGGGGGACCCCCaaccccgactcgagcgcagcgagaggagcagcggggtctggggcggagccccagccgccggaggcaccgtGGCCCCACCCAGCAGGCCCCCCTCAGCGCGAACCGTGTGAGGAGGGGCACCCCCTTAAAATGGTTATCATTTGATGTTGAATATAGTAGTAGTAGCGAGAGCGCTGATTATGCAGTGGATATAATTTGTTTTTCGGTGGTGAGAGACTGGTAGAGGggtgaaatattttattttatttttcaggtATCGGCAGTTTGCAtggttgcttttttttgcaagatattctttttcttgcGTGGGCCGCGCAGAAGGATATCAAAAATCGCTACCCACTTCGGATGGTATATAATTTGGCAGGTTTCTTCCAAACCATTTTATAGATacggttttttttcttgttcaacGGGAAAATCTAGTCACAAAACGACAATTGGGGTTTTTGGCCACTTGTCCctagtttttttttttttgttccttCTGCCGGTTGTGTGGTTGTGTTTTTTGAGAACaacttttgtttctgtctctctttctttcaTTGGTTTCCTACTTCTATGATTGGTACTGGTACTAATTAGAAGTTCTAGCCCCATTTCCCTACTGAAccgattttttttccttttaACCTCCAACTTTTCCACTTTTGAGCTTTGGTTCAATTGGAAGTTGTTGTTTGATATTTGGAATTGTCAATTCagtttaatattttttttattctgattcccttttttttttttttgacttggTTGTCTCCCATTCATTGACGCACTACAGTGCCTAGGCTACGTTGCCGACCAACCTATTTAATACTGCATTGTCTCCTACCAACGGTTTTCGGCACTGGTGGtaaaaattatatttttgcaACTGGACTGGTTTGGATATTTTAGTTTATTCAATCCACTGTTTTTGtcattgtcattgtcaGTAATTGTTCAATTGAGTGATTGTTGACTATTGACCTTGTGGTATCATCATCACATCACATCACTGGTCTAGTGTTACTGTCAGAGTTACTGCTAGTGTTACTGCTAGTGTTACTGTTAGCGTTGCTGCTAGTGTTACTGTCACTGCTGTGGTTAGTTAAGGCTAATTGTGGTACTTTTATTCGCACCTGCTACTAATTGTGTTTGTGTGAGGAATATAGAGTTTGGCTGTTGCATCTGGTACTTTACTCTCGTTATTGTTCGTTACTGTTCTGTACTGTTCTGTTCATTCCTGTCGTTGACTCGTGATTCCTGTTGACTTCCCCCTGACTCCCTCCTGTCTTTACTACTATCGTTACCTCTGTCGTTCACTCGTTCACTACAATGTCTCTGTCTACTTCCCCCACTGACGAGTACAAAGATGACATTCTTCGTCATATGTCGTGTATGCAAAGAACCACCTGGTGCGATCCTAACATGATTGACCTCCAGCCTGAACTGGAATGGCATATGAGACCGTATCTGTTAGATTTCCTTGTGGAATCCCACTTTGGCCTGGAGCTGAGTGCGCAGACCCTGTTTCTGGCCGTCAACATCATCGACCGCTACAGTTCTAAACGTATCATCTACAAACGTCACTATCAATTGGTTGGCTGTACTGCTTTGTGGATCGCCTCAAAGTACCAAGACAAAAAAGACCGAGTGCCTACTCTGCAAGAGTTGAAGATGCTTTGTTGTGGAGCCTATGAATCTCACATGTTTGTACAAATGGAGTCTCATATCCTCAGTACTTTGGAATGGACTATTGGCCATCCTACCTGCGACTTGTATATTGATATCAACATTGACGATATCATCAATCAAGGTTACAAGTACTCGAGTCAGGATGTCGAGATTATTCGCAATTTGGCCTTGTTTGCATGTGAACTGGCAATGTTTCACAAGTCGCTGTTGGTGTATTCATCGGCTActattgctactgctgctgttgcatTAGCTCATTGGATCTGGTCTTATAGCCGGTGCTATAACACCCCTCCTTATATTTGTTCGGGTATTCCATATCATGGACCAGCCCCAAAtactgctggtgttggCGACTCTTCAACTGACTCGTGCCTTCAACTCTTGACTAGTTGTCTTGCATATCCTTCCAACTGTCTGGAGAGAAAGTATTCTAGAAGTCGTTACTGTCGTGTTTATCAGTATGCTTTTGACTTTTGTCAACGATCTAAgaatgctgatgctgttgctacTCCTGCCACCACTGTCAGTGGTTCGGCCAGTATTGCTAATGGCTTGGCTACTCCTTGTGCATCTACAGTTGCTACTCCTACCACGACCAGTTCGGTTGCTGACGACCTTCCTCCATCTCCATTGTCGGTCAACACTGCCAGCTCAGTCACTAGCTACGGTACTGGCACTAGCTACACCTTTTCACAGCCccagcatcaacatcatcaacttcaacaacatcaacagcattcTAGACCTCAGCCACAATCacaacaaattcaaatgtCAGTGCAAGTGCAAATTCAAACATCCAATGCATCACACGTTTCACACGTCTCTCACGTCTCTAACGTCTCATCGCATGCCTCATCTTCACAACCGTCGCATGCCTCGACCATGTCGCACCATCAGCATTGTCATCCTACCACAGGCACTAACTTGCCTTATGCCTATGCTACTGGTTTAGCAGGCAAGGACCGCTCCGGTGTACAACAGGCTACTGTC
This window harbors:
- the CLN3 gene encoding cyclin CLN3 → MSLSTSPTDEYKDDILRHMSCMQRTTWCDPNMIDLQPELEWHMRPYLLDFLVESHFGLELSAQTLFLAVNIIDRYSSKRIIYKRHYQLVGCTALWIASKYQDKKDRVPTLQELKMLCCGAYESHMFVQMESHILSTLEWTIGHPTCDLYIDINIDDIINQGYKYSSQDVEIIRNLALFACELAMFHKSLLVYSSATIATAAVALAHWIWSYSRCYNTPPYICSGIPYHGPAPNTAGVGDSSTDSCLQLLTSCLAYPSNCLERKYSRSRYCRVYQYAFDFCQRSKNADAVATPATTVSGSASIANGLATPCASTVATPTTTSSVADDLPPSPLSVNTASSVTSYGTGTSYTFSQPQHQHHQLQQHQQHSRPQPQSQQIQMSVQVQIQTSNASHVSHVSHVSNVSSHASSSQPSHASTMSHHQHCHPTTGTNLPYAYATGLAGKDRSGVQQATVYYDEHPSGYMTPPFTPEEGYSHTQYLA